In Nocardia asteroides, the following proteins share a genomic window:
- a CDS encoding NUDIX hydrolase, whose protein sequence is MRTVRETSAGGLVVDGLDGPAEQRSAALIGRTDRRGRLLWSLPKGHIEAGETSEQTAIREVAEETGINGEVVAELGSIDYWFVTEGRRVHKTVHHFLLRSLGGELSDADVEVTQVAWVPLSELDSRLAYADERRLAEVANRMIDRMETGKR, encoded by the coding sequence ATGCGGACCGTGCGCGAGACCTCGGCGGGCGGACTCGTCGTCGACGGGCTCGACGGCCCGGCCGAGCAGCGTTCGGCTGCGCTCATCGGCCGCACCGATCGCCGCGGCAGGCTGCTGTGGTCGCTGCCCAAAGGGCACATCGAGGCTGGTGAGACCTCCGAGCAGACCGCCATCCGGGAGGTCGCCGAGGAGACCGGAATCAACGGCGAGGTGGTCGCCGAACTGGGCAGTATCGATTACTGGTTCGTGACCGAGGGCAGACGGGTACACAAGACTGTGCACCATTTCCTGCTGCGCTCGCTCGGCGGTGAACTGTCCGACGCCGACGTGGAAGTCACCCAGGTTGCGTGGGTTCCGTTGAGCGAGTTGGATTCCCGATTGGCCTACGCCGACGAACGCCGGCTGGCCGAAGTGGCGAATCGGATGATCGACCGGATGGAGACCGGCAAGCGATGA